The following proteins come from a genomic window of Aquimarina sp. MAR_2010_214:
- a CDS encoding phage holin family protein, producing the protein MNFLLKLILSALAVLILAKILPGVGVDNYVSALIVAVVLAILNTIVKPLLIILTLPATIVTLGLFLLVINAAIILLADYFIAGFSVNGWLWALIFSVLLSVFQSILHSILKKDKN; encoded by the coding sequence ATGAATTTTTTACTTAAACTTATTTTAAGTGCTTTAGCGGTGCTTATTTTGGCTAAAATCCTCCCAGGAGTAGGAGTTGATAATTATGTTAGTGCATTAATAGTTGCCGTCGTTTTGGCAATTTTAAATACCATTGTAAAACCCTTGTTGATTATTTTAACACTGCCGGCTACAATAGTTACTCTAGGATTGTTTCTTTTGGTTATTAATGCAGCAATTATTTTATTGGCAGATTATTTTATCGCAGGGTTTAGTGTAAATGGCTGGTTGTGGGCGCTGATCTTTAGTGTCTTATTATCTGTTTTTCAATCGATACTACATTCTATTTTGAAGAAAGACAAAAATTAA